TGTCGTGTCTATTTGAATGAAGGAAATTCGGGTTCGAATCTCAAatattccaatttttttttattttatttagagagCCATACACTATTATTCTTGAACCCCCTTGATAAAATTTCTGGCTCCACCACGGGgatcattttttatattcttttgtattaattttCTTATACGAAGGTATGTGTTTTGAGTGTACTTTCTTTGTTTATCACTGTTTAAaatttacaattattattttttcgcATGACATTTTATTATTTCGATCCAACCATGACCATTGGAGATATTtgtccaaattttattttcaaataaagaagttgctaaactttgattaatttcaaatattttttgtaactcaatTTGTGTGGACCTCAATTATAAACGAGTGGAGAGTGAAGGGAACAAAGTGGGTCCACTAAAACAGAAATAATAGAGCAAATCCACATAAGTCTCCCTACCCTTTTGCACAAAATCTTTTGTAGGGACCAATAATAGAATTGTTTTGGTACcaacttttaatattataacGTGAAGAGAAAGGGACTATTCTCAATCTCTCATataataattcatttttactGTCTTCAAATAGTATTAATCTTAAAGCCAATGTTAGGTTTTGTTGCACAAATATATACATTACTAGTATTTCTTTGGTTGGTAGATatgtatttaataaaaataaatataacccCACACTAATGAGTCTACATCAGCCAACTTCTTATAGTTGACTCGTGACACCTATTTACAGCCTGGCTTCCATATCCACATATTTAATCATATgataataaaaacaataatgatgtTTTGAGATATTTTCTTCAACTAGAATGTCAAGCATCAGATCAATTTAATTtacgcacctcgactaatttcaACACAGAATTCACACTAGAAATGAAGTTCATATTTAATGGGATCGGGGTCGGGGCCGGGCCGGATCATACAAGGTTAGGGATCCGGGAGACAATTTTGGGGGAGTAAGCTAACAAAGAAGCTCCCACCAGTCTCTATTAGTAGAGTTCTATAATTAGCTGAACTAAGTTAGAGGTTCATAAATATTTACTCTATATATGCATTGCATTATATTACAGATAATAATCCAACCTTCCTTCACAAATTTCCCTCCCTATCATCGTCATCGATAAATCTCAATGTGTGTCAGTTGATCTTAGTTTCTTGGCTGCGCGGATAAATTCCATCACCACTTGTACCTCGTCAACTCGCTGAAAAGATTAAGATCGGAAGGATGATGTTAGGGTAAGATGGGGATGAGTAAGATTTATGTAGTTAAGCATAGCACGAAAATGAACCAGACCTGTGACGAAAAGTGTTGCTGAACAGCACTAAGCAGTTGTTCTTTGGTCGGTTTAGGGCTAATATGTGCCTGCATATATGTGAAAACTGTTACTAACATGAAGTAACATGTTTGATCGAGCTCTGAAAAATGATTGGTGTTGGAAGGAACTTACAAGGTTGAAGTTTCTCCAGTACCTCCATAATGAACCAGTTCCGAGTTTTGCCAAGTTCAACCTCTGACAGTCCGAAAATGAAACAGTTTAATGAAAACAAGCAAGACCATCACAATTCACAAACTACTAACTCTAGGCAGAATGGTTgtgtaaatatttcatttgaGTTTCAGTAATACCACAACATCAGCTCAAACACTGGACAAGATGAACTCTACTTTATGTGCTTACCGGTTGCAAATAGTTAGTTTCAACGTCTCTGCAATTGCCACGGTTCATTGTCTTTGGTGGTCCAGATAAGGCCCATGGCCTTGTATATCGAACTCTAGGCTTGCTCACTTTTCTGTATACGACACCAGTAGCTTCCAAATACAAGGATTATAATCAAATAAGAAACCTTTTTCAGGAATTAGAATAACTGATAAAACAAAGTTCAGATAATGGAGACTAACCAAAGTGATGGTTTTCTTTTTCACCAAGTTCTGAACCACTGCTCGAGTCATCAAAGTCATAATCGTCCTCTTCTTCATCCCCCGTGGGAGGTTCTAGCACACTCAATGCATTTCTTTGTAGCTTGACTTCCACCCCATTTTTCAAGACCTTCATAGTTTTGAGACAAATAAGCTTAATACTACTAATTCCACAATCAAATGGATATAGCAGTTCAACAGTTAATTAGGAAGAGTCATTTTGGAATAATATACACGATCGAAAAAGAATGAAGGACTCACCAGCCAATGCCAACCACCAAGCCCAACAGCCTTCTTGACAACTCCCTGAAGCCCCAGCAAAACACTCTTGGTTCTGTTGTTTCCCGTCACAATAACTTTGGTATGCCTCGGAAGTACAGACAACTCCTCATCTCCACTCTCTTCGCGGAAAGGTGATAACACCCGAGTAGGACATAGCTGAGTCTCCAGCATTCTACTCGTTTCAACAACTAACTAATCAGTGACCCCAATGAAGGATAGCAACGGAAATCAGAATTGAAACAGCTACTGATACTCTGGAACCAAACTACGGAATTCTATATAGTGACTAATACTTTCTCCCTTGCTTCTCCTCATCACGATCAGACAATGAAATAACAAATCCCCAATAACAGCAAACTTGGTAGCAGATAAAACTTCAACTTCCAGTACAGAACTAAACCCCAAGAATCTCAATTCAGATACCTTTCTATAGAATCTCTAGTCCTAAGAACACGCTTCACCTCACAATCGAAAGGCTTTGCTGACAGAGACTGAAATCTTTTTAAGTTTCAAGAACCAGAATCAATCAAGCTAACGAAAATCCTGAAAAAGCGATTATCAAGAATGTCAAAAAGGTAGCCACCAAATAAGGCATTTTCATACAGCCATATATATACTCAAAGGAGAGACACAAAAAGAGAGTGATGTTTAAGATCTGATAGACAGACACGAAATTTCTTATGGAATGTTGAATGCTATGAGCTAACAAGCAATTAAATTTCTGCAAGTCACGGATTCAGCATGAGTAATAAATGCAAGAATGCATGATCCACTATAATCTACTGCCTATAAAAAAGTACACACATTATTTCTAAAGCATAtccaattcaatcaaaattagAAACAAAAATCCTTCTTAGCTAAGATGtagaatatatatgtatatacactAAATGTTCGCTAATCGCAATTctgctaatttaaatttgattagaAGAATATTTTCCACTTGACAAagacaactaaaattaataaaactgcAAAGCTTAGAAGAGCTAAGAACTGTTTATTTGACTGGGAAAATTGGACTTTTCTCAATGCATAAAGTATCAAAATAgtgacaaaaaaattgaagaaaaaaagagagagaggtAAATAGAgaaattaacaacaaaaaaaagtattttctcATTGAATTGAAGATCAAACAAACTAAAACTCAAGCAATCAATCatgtttaacaaaaaaatttaaatataaaaaa
This genomic stretch from Solanum stenotomum isolate F172 chromosome 10, ASM1918654v1, whole genome shotgun sequence harbors:
- the LOC125842258 gene encoding uncharacterized protein LOC125842258 codes for the protein MLETQLCPTRVLSPFREESGDEELSVLPRHTKVIVTGNNRTKSVLLGLQGVVKKAVGLGGWHWLVLKNGVEVKLQRNALSVLEPPTGDEEEDDYDFDDSSSGSELGEKENHHFATGVVYRKVSKPRVRYTRPWALSGPPKTMNRGNCRDVETNYLQPRLNLAKLGTGSLWRYWRNFNLAHISPKPTKEQLLSAVQQHFSSQRVDEVQVVMEFIRAAKKLRSTDTH